From the genome of Vicia villosa cultivar HV-30 ecotype Madison, WI linkage group LG2, Vvil1.0, whole genome shotgun sequence, one region includes:
- the LOC131646377 gene encoding pectate lyase-like, translated as MAKLYHLFLLTTLVVIIPTLVNANVKDEDSYWDNIFPFINDTYWREKAADAEKANNIAYTPDPYAVTGNMTSKVSEMIIGGDTGRRNLGGQKMGRGRPCMATNPIDRCWRCDPNWATNRKKLAGCVQGFGRKTTGGKAGPIYVVTDPSDSDMQNPLPGTLRHAVTRNGPLWIIFAHSMVIRLNQELIMTSDKTIDGRGSNVVIAKGAGITIQFIRNVIIHGIKVFDIQVGSGGLIRDAENHFGLRTMSDGDGISIFGSSNVWIDHVSMRNCKDGLIDVIMGSTAITISNCHFTDHNEAMLFGASNGYDGDKKMQITLAFNHFGKRLIQRMPRCRYGFIHVLNNDYTHWEMYAIGGSQNPTIISEGNRFIAPNNPHAKEITKRDYSPESEWKNWQWRSINDVYMNGAFFVQGGPVLSNRPFSKKDMIKSRPGTYVGRLTRYSGSLRCRMGKPC; from the exons ATGGCAAAATTGTACCATCTCTTCCTTTTGACCACTTTAGTGGTAATCATACCTACATTAGTGAATGCTAATGTGAAAGATGAAGACTCATATTGGGATAATATATTTCCATTTATTAATGATACATATTGGCGAGAAAAAGCAGCTGATGCTGAAAAAGCAAATAATATAGCTTATACACCTGATCCATATGCAGTCACCGGAAACATGACTTCTAAAGTTAGCGA GATGATAATTGGTGGCGATACAGGAAGAAGGAATCTGGGGGGACAAAAAATGGGAAGAGGTCGTCCATGTATGGCTACAAACCCCATTGACAGGTGTTGGAGGTGTGATCCTAACTGGGCAACAAACCGCAAAAAGCTTGCAGGTTGTGTGCAAGGTTTTGGTAGGAAGACTACTGGTGGGAAAGCCGGTCCTATCTATGTGGTAACTGATCCCTCAGATAGTGATATGCAAAATCCTCTTCCAGGTACCCTTCGACATGCAGTTACAAGAAACGGGCCTTTATGGATCATCTTTGCTCATAGCATGGTCATTAGGCTCAATCAAGAACTCATTATGACAAGTGACAAGACTATTGATGGACGAGGATCTAATGTTGTCATTGCTAAAGGTGCTGGTATTACAATCCAATTTATAAGGAATGTGATCATCCACGGAATCAAAGTTTTTGACATCCAGGTTGGCAGTGGGGGACTTATTAGAGATGCTGAGAACCATTTTGGTCTAAGGACTATGAGTGATGGTGATGGAATTTCTATTTTTGGCTCCAGTAATGTTTGGATTGACCATGTTTCCATGAGAAACTGCAAAGATGGGCTCATTGATGTCATTATGGGATCTACTGCTATTACCATTTCCAATTGCCATTTCACAGATCACAACGAG GCAATGTTGTTTGGTGCAAGTAATGGCTATGATGGTGATAAGAAAATGCAGATTACACTTGCATTCAACCACTTTGGTAAGAGATTAATCCAAAGGATGCCAAGGTGCAGATATGGTTTTATCCATGTGCTTAACAATGACTACACTCACTGGGAAATGTATGCTATTGGTGGTAGCCAAAATCCTACCATTATAAGTGAGGGTAACCGATTCATAGCCCCTAACAATCCCCATGCTAAAGAG ATAACAAAGAGGGATTACTCACCAGAGTCAGAGTGGAAAAATTGGCAATGGAGATCAATCAATGATGTCTATATGAATGGAGCATTTTTTGTACAAGGAGGACCTGTGTTGTCTAACAGACCATTCtcaaaaaaggacatgatcaaaTCTAGGCCTGGAACCTATGTGGGGAGACTTACTCGTTATTCTGGAAGCCTTAGATGCAGAATGGGGAAGCCTTGTTAG